GATCGCAGGGGCAATGGCGAGCTTTGCCCCGATGCTCTTCAGGGGTTCCTTTTGTCGAGCAACCAATCACCGAACAGCAGTATAATACAAGGTATTTTTCAACTTCTCCAGATATTAAGCATTAAACAAAGTTACAACGGGTTCTGATATGTTACTTTTTCCCACCAGTTGTAACCCCAACTACAACATTGCTCACCTGTGCACAAAAAAAGTGGCGTGAGCAAAAAAAGTGGCGTGAGCACGCAAAATGTAAATTTAACTTCACTGGCCAAAGCAAATGCACAAGTGAGGACAAACTACATAACAGGCTTACCAATTTTCCCTTGTCATCTACTGTCATTGGATTTTCAACAACAACAGTTACGTTCTGTGATTGACTCGTTGGCTGccaaagaaggaaaaaagaaaggtTAAGTAACTAGAAGAGACAAAATTAACTTGCGGATTTCCAGAGAACTCATCAAATAAAACTACCGCAGAAGTTGACGGGATGTTATATGAATTTCCACTTGATGCAGGCAGTGCAGGTGGCAAAGGTCTCACCATTGGTACCTGATGCTACAAACATAAATATGTTTAAATCAGGTGGGTGTCACTAGGCACTTAGACCGTTTGCAGCACAAGCAGACCCATAAAAGAAATTAACATACCCCACCAatgtttgtaataaagttgcAGATAGCACATTTGACAGATGGTGCTCCGTATGGATACATCAACACTGTTTGGCACTGGCCACAGTTCACATGAGCTATGCTACTCACTGCAGAATGAATAAAAAGAATCAACCAAGTTGAGAAGACGAAGATAATGATACATGATATCATCAATTGTGCATAAAGGAAACTTCAATTATGAAGGAGACAGACACTTGCACACCAAAAAGTACAAATCCAATAGAGTATCCACCTATTGTCTTTACATTATAGGAAAAATATATCTATTTCCTGGATGTGCATGGGTACACCCCACGTCCCCACCCCAATCAGAGGGATGAGAAAGAGCCTAACTCAGAAACATGGAGAATACAATGCACTGATCTGCATTAGTGCTATAGTTGCTGACAGGTAGCAAGGAAGTGTGATCCAATCTACTGAAAGATCAGCCTATGTGATGTTCAAAACATAAGAAACTGGTCCTAATTTAACTACAGGAGAAGATAAATTACTAACACGCTGTATCATCAATTAGGCTGTTTGAGAA
The nucleotide sequence above comes from Panicum virgatum strain AP13 chromosome 3K, P.virgatum_v5, whole genome shotgun sequence. Encoded proteins:
- the LOC120700111 gene encoding protein LOL2-like isoform X1: MQSQIVCHGCRSLLLYPRGAPSVCCAVCHAVTTVPPPGMEMARLICGGCQTLLMYTRNATTVRCSCCDTVNLVRPVSSIAHVNCGQCQTVLMYPYGAPSVKCAICNFITNIGGHQVPMVRPLPPALPASSGNSYNIPSTSAPTSQSQNVTVVVENPMTVDDKGKLVSNVVVGVTTGGKK
- the LOC120700111 gene encoding protein LOL2-like isoform X2 is translated as MQSQIVCHGCRSLLLYPRGAPSVCCAVCHAVTTVPPPGMEMARLICGGCQTLLMYTRNATTVRCSCCDTVNLVRPVSSIAHVNCGQCQTVLMYPYGAPSVKCAICNFITNIGGVPMVRPLPPALPASSGNSYNIPSTSAPTSQSQNVTVVVENPMTVDDKGKLVSNVVVGVTTGGKK